The Populus trichocarpa isolate Nisqually-1 chromosome 11, P.trichocarpa_v4.1, whole genome shotgun sequence genome has a segment encoding these proteins:
- the LOC18103572 gene encoding uncharacterized protein LOC18103572, with protein sequence MFSIENPPVPDPPCSSSQPNSRSDERASQLPTSSTYNKLPPSNLSEVVVVDLPNPNPNPNPCLDNPTPLPNFSIRDYVFKARSKDIKNSWPFSQKNLQLCLKHGVKGVLPQFEPLDTVRNQFFKRFKGETNSVEKQNISKRSSFDKEASRPESHVVVDLSDDAQLHAKLAESCVDISSCRYGEENDFPSTATSEIDSVPDSRKPRSPLETRTLAKAAVEVGATVTHKTESTTRPLANKKCRLIVKFGGNSDRASAEDIASNCTTISETMASKLCPVCKTFSSSSNTTLNAHIDQCLSVESTPKWTADSKLTRYRIKPRKTRLMVDIYTTAQYCTLEELDRRNGTSWATMSSLPAQETEKSDAPKEGKKPRVLPIHPEDAGDVGPVYIDANGTKVRILSQFNDASPVAEVSEDDGARREDIGGKKSLKGGKASNYISMKKKKRLAQKHQKYLKLASQRKKVLFHEAPGSQISGGREEGNGEEKSCEKDHQMLRQIKPSDCGTLRPWVCSKRRGFPKKIATQESHQLVRCKWHLAQDLLVENDQSSVGDHLSERSRAQKPTILCDDQISSPRNSERMEKLFHKDQVNERREWSPGRKTVGNLLVGDRISGKVDKLFPPMKRNANQLNKDGTSIHDGCMLRPPNSPRNDVSSLTKKTVYTDDDTCNNSDMYPIASTKSSRSSHAVVTKAMRFSSIRKSVLSVSSQSSVTESRPSKGKRWSTLDKSQEPLTREIDEEAVGRHSEVDEQYDLMQDHTENLLEREEMTDEVSLGGSPVQEVRQGKRFSCSSERLEALNLRSSKSALGCGHAEGINVDYSGRGDGDYVHKVDSLESPGTQVPIHEDIVVEPSSKTLDGRRSVAGMSKSVNTEFHELGICSKVQSNCIRSIEDYGGLLSQNNVSTSPTGPFIHDQRMFSATEAGNGMMSQDAGDMGVGLDSEAAKVDSFPEVDPIPIPGPPGSFLPSPRDMGSEDFQGNSSLTTIRVHSSPDQHDMIDGDSSDSPLSAVSTISNSMVGRSDFSYSEPASSAGHCVFQDKIRSGLMSAGIEPLAHNAGAVPQAATRGVERTTFSGEYLKLDRISIEKESFGFKNDQPCCCQRKERFSENVALNHQESLLLRRRKMASMPVPSEGKHMGCNSNLTPINLDVSPELVPLNSYSASGSEKMVLPLIKPPTDCIPLKDSPSSAGVRFLARADADSASPSASNPILRLMGKNLMVVNKEDNVSMPNGQVRPCAQNVNQTSHIPTISAVSPGNIQNLDSHSFHPMTPQGSVIFSRDPYKTAVQRLDAGFSDSFGSHTDSKLSQAPSKLPAGMFCDQHSDGGLAPSIKPHQCKEDYNFSSSQNRLKRRLETFPTCTMKRATETPDRHCKRADSFTHPVKEIIIIDDVPESQTVVMSDITKYNEGWRERQVFPSGISVPTIPIYNMTNVNPFTCYQSQEHPPIGGTPVAHNGSFHASTTRLVNTSPVRWGCPPDGPGALQMNPFVAASNSSGHLRSASLYYSPSF encoded by the exons ATGTTTTCCATTGAAAACCCTCCAGTACCAGATCCCCCATGTTCTTCTTCTCAACCGAATAGTAGAAGTGATGAGAGGGCTTCTCAGCTTCCCACTAGTAGTACTTATAATAAGCTTCCACCTTCTAATTTGTCAGAGGTAGTAGTAGTAGATCTGCCAAACCCAaatccaaacccaaacccaTGTCTTGATAATCCTACCCCACTTCCTAATTTCTCCATAAG AGATTATGTATTTAAAGCCAGGAGCAAGGATATCAAGAATAGCTGgcctttttctcaaaaaaatctgCAACTTTGTTTGAAACATGGCGTTAAGGGCGTGTTGCCACAATTTGAGCCTCTTGATACTGTAAGAAACCAGTTCTTCAAGAGATTTAAGGGTGAAACCAATTCAGTTGAGAAGCAAAATATCAGCAAAAGAAGCAGTTTTGACAAGGAGGCTTCTAGACCAGAAAGTCATGTGGTGGTAGACTTATCTGATGATGCTCAATTGCATGCCAAGTTAGCAGAATCTTGTGTAGACATTAGTTCGTGTAGATATggagaagaaaatgatttcCCATCTACAGCAACAAGTGAGATAGACTCAGTTCCTGATAGCAGGAAACCTAGATCACCTTTAGAAACTCGGACTTTGGCCAAAGCTGCAGTTGAAGTTGGAGCTACTGTGACCCACAAGACTGAAAGCACCACCAGGCCATTGGCTAATAAGAAGTGCAGGTTGATTGTGAAATTTGGTGGCAATTCTGATCGTGCCTCGGCTGAAGATATTGCTTCTAATTGTACAACTATATCAGAAACGATGGCTTCAAAACTTTGCCCTGTTTGCAAAACTTTCTCATCCTCGTCCAACACCACCTTGAATGCTCACATTGATCAGTGCCTTTCTGTGGAGTCAACACCCAAGTGGACAGCTGATTCTAAGCTAACCAGGTATAGAATTAAGCCAAGGAAGACACGGTTGATGGTGGATATTTATACTACTGCTCAATATTGCACATTGGAAGAGCTTGATCGAAGAAATGGTACAAGCTGGGCCACCATGTCAAGCTTGCCCGCTCAAGAGACTGAGAAGAGTGATGCACCTAAGGAAGGGAAAAAGCCAAGGGTGTTGCCAATTCATCCTGAGGATGCTGGTGATGTAGGGCCAGTTTATATAGATGCAAATGGCACCAAAGTTAGGATTCTATCTCAGTTTAATGATGCATCACCAGTAGCAGAAGTAAGCGAGGATGATGGAGCAAGAAGGGAGGATATTGGAGGAAAGAAATCTTTGAAAGGTGGCAAAGCAAGCAACTACatttcaatgaaaaagaaaaaacgatTAGCACAAAAGCATCAGAAGTATCTAAAACTTGCTTCTCAGAGAAAAAAAGTCTTGTTCCACGAGGCACCTGGTTCTCAG ATTTCTGGAGGTCGAGAAGAAGGTAATGGAGAGGAGAAGAGTTGCGAGAAAGATCATCAGATGTTGAGGCAAATCAAACCTAGTGATTGTGGGACTTTAAGACCATGGGTTTGCTCCAAACGAAGGGGTTTTCCAAAGAAGATTGCAACACAAGAGAGTCATCAACTTGTGAGATGTAAATGGCACCTGGCTCAGGACTTGCTGGTTGAGAATGATCAATCATCTGTGGGTGATCATCTTTCAGAGAGGAGCCGCGCTCAGAAACCTACCATTTTGTGTGATGATCAAATATCTTCTCCCAGAAACAGTGAGAGGATGGAGAAGCTTTTTCATAAAGACCAGGTTAATGAGAGGAGGGAGTGGTCTCCTGGAAGAAAGACAGTAGGGAATCTTCTAGTGGGGGACAGGATTAGTGGGAAAGTGGATAAGTTGTTTCCACCAATGAAGCGTAATGCCAATCAGTTGAACAAAGATGGCACTTCTATCCATGATGGCTGTATGCTGAGACCACCAAACTCTCCCAGGAATGATGTTTCTTCACTAACCAAGAAGACTGTCTATACTGATGATGATACATGTAATAATTCTGATATGTATCCCATTGCTAGCACAAAATCATCCCGGAGTTCTCATGCAGTTGTAACTAAAGCAATGAGATTCTCCTCCATTAGGAAAAGTGTACTGTCTGTCAGCAGCCAATCTTCTGTGACTGAATCCAGGCCCAGCAAAGGTAAGAGATGGTCCACCCTTGACAAATCTCAAGAGCCTTTGACAAGAGAAATAGATGAAGAAGCTGTGGGTAGGCATTCTGAGGTTGATGAACAGTATGATTTGATGCAGGATCATACAGAAAATCTActtgaaagagaagaaatgaCTGATGAGGTGTCTCTTGGTGGAAGCCCCGTCCAGGAAGTTAGACAAGGAAAAAGATTTTCTTGCAGTTCTGAAAGGCTGGAAGCCTTGAATTTGAGGAGCTCAAAATCTGCACTTGGCTGTGGTCATGCTGAGGGAATAAATGTAGATTATTCAGGTAGAGGTGATGGCGATTATGTACACAAAGTTGATTCCCTAGAGTCTCCTGGAACACAAGTTCCAATCCATGAGGACATTGTTGTTGAACCATCTTCCAAGACTTTGGATGGGAGGAGGAGCGTTGCAGGTATGAGTAAATCTGTCAACACTGAATTTCATGAGCTGGGTATTTGTTCAAAGGTCCAATCAAACTGCATTCGGTCTATTGAAGATTATGGAGGACTTTTAAGTCAAAACAACGTGTCAACTAGTCCAACTGGGCCTTTTATCCATGACCAAAGGATGTTTTCTGCTACTGAAGCTGGTAATGGCATGATGAGCCAAGATGCTGGTGATATGGGGGTGGGGTTGGATTCTGAAGCTGCGAAAGTAGATTCTTTTCCTGAGGTTGATCCCATTCCTATTCCTGGACCACCAGGGTCATTTTTGCCAAGTCCTAGAGATATGGGTTCTGAAGATTTTCAAGGGAATTCATCATTGACTACTATCCGGGTTCACTCTTCACCAGACCAGCATGACATGATCGATGGTGATTCATCAGATTCCCCTCTATCTGCAGTATCGACCATCTCTAACTCCATGGTAGGTAGATCTGATTTCAGTTATTCAGAACCAGCATCATCAGCAGGACATTGTGTCTTTCAAGACAAGATTAGGTCAGGATTAATGTCTGCTGGAATTGAGCCGTTGGCACACAATGCTGGTGCAGTTCCGCAAGCAGCAACTAGAGGAGTGGAAAGAACCACTTTTTCTGGAGAGTACTTGAAACTTGATAGAATCTCTATTGAGAAAGAATCTTTTGGCTTCAAAAACGATCAGCCATGCTGTTGCCAAAGAAAGGAGAGATTTTCTGAGAATGTTGCTCTAAATCACCAAGAATCACTGCTACTAAGGCGGCGGAAAATGGCATCAATGCCAGTTCCTTCCGAGGGGAAGCACATGGGTTGCAATTCAAACCTGACACCGATTAATTTGGATGTCAGCCCTGAATTAGTTCCCCTGAACAGCTACTCAGCTTCAGGATCTGAAAAGATGGTCCTCCCGCTCATCAAGCCCCCCACAGATTGTATTCCTTTGAAGGACTCTCCCAGTAGTGCTGGAGTGAGGTTCTTAGCTCGCGCGGATGCTGATTCTGCTAGTCCATCTGCCTCCAATCCTATACTTAGGCTGATGGGGAAGAACTTAATGGTGGTCAACAAAGAAGATAATGTATCCATGCCAAATGGGCAGGTCCGACCTTGTGCTCAAAATGTCAATCAAACTTCTCACATTCCAACAATTTCTGCAGTCTCACCTGGCAATATTCAGAATCTGGACAGTCATTCATTTCATCCCATGACCCCTCAAGGTTCTGTCATCTTTAGTCGGGATCCATACAAGACAGCGGTTCAACGTTTGGATGCTGGGTTTTCCGACAGTTTTGGAAGCCACACTGATTCTAAGCTATCACAAGCACCATCAAAGTTACCAGCAGGCATGTTTTGTGACCAACATAGTGATGGTGGACTTGCACCATCTATTAAGCCTCATCAGTGCAAAGAGGATTACAATTTTTCAAGTTCACAGAACAGGCTAAAGAGAAGACTGGAAACTTTTCCCACATGCACTATGAAAAGAGCTACCGAAACTCCTGACCGCCATTGCAAGCGTGCTGATTCATTCACTCATCCCgtaaaagaaatcatcatcattGATGATGTTCCTGAAAGTCAAACTGTTGTGATGAGtgacattacaaaatacaatgaAGGCTGGAGGGAAAGACAAGTATTTCCATCAGGTATCTCGGTTCCAACTATCCCGATCTATAACATGACAAATGTGAATCCCTTCACTTGTTATCAGTCACAAGAGCACCCTCCAATTGGTGGAACACCAGTGGCGCACAATGGCAGCTTTCATGCATCCACCACCAGGCTAGTTAACACAAGTCCTGTTAGGTGGGGTTGTCCTCCAGATGGTCCTGGCGCATTGCAAATGAATCCTTTTGTGGCCGCATCAAACTCATCTGGTCATCTAAGATCTGCATCGCTGTATTATTCTCCGAGCTTTTAA